The sequence below is a genomic window from Aureispira sp. CCB-E.
CTAATCGTCCTAAACTTCATTAAATTCATCGGATAAGTGATTTTGTAAAAAGATTGGTATTAGACAAAAAAAAACTTGCAAATCTACGAGAGATTTGCAAGTTCTATATATGAGTTGTTATCTGAAAATGGATATATAGGAGGTCTGCTACTCTCGCCATCGAAGGGAAGTAGTCCACCACCAAGCAACAAGAGCGTTGCTAGATTTTTGTCCAAAATTTGATATGTTTGTTTCTTTTTGCATTGATACAAAGATTAGACGTTTTATTTTAGAATGCAAGTTTTTTCAGATTTTTTTTCACTTTCTTATTTTTTTGTTAACAAAAAACCATGCTCTTTGACGTAATCTAAGCCCCAGCACCGAATTAATCCATGATTAGGAATAAGTGGTGATTTTAAATGCTCTACGTCAAATGAATTCCCATAATAAGCCATTAAATCTTTAGGTGATATACTAAAAGGAGGCTCTTCTTTGATGGGGGCATATTCTAATGTGTTGATAAATTGTTGTGCATTCAAGGGCAATATTTGTTGTATCTTTGCTACATACTTCAATCTCATGGAAAGAGGCAATGCGACCAAAGCAGCTCTATCATAGACCAAATCAATCTCTCCAACAGCTTCTGTACTGAGCGAAAAAAAATCAGCATTGATAATAGTCAACTGATTGCTTTCAAAGCGATTTCCTTGTTTTTCAAATGCTAGTCCTTGTTCTTCAAAAAACTGATAAATAGCCTTTTCTGCCAACTCTACCCCAATGACATGTTTGGCATATTGACTAAAGTAAACCAAATCAATGCTCTTGCCACAAAGCGGGACTAAAATTCTCTTTCCTTCTATTTTTTCTGGCGTTAGGTACTCCAAAATATAGGGGTGTATGTCCTTTCTATGAAAAGAGGTTTTAAATCCTCCTTCATTCCAGGAATCAATCCAAAATTGTTTTTCCATTTTTTGAATATGTTTTGGGCTGACTATTCTTACAAGCTCAATATAGTCGGGAATAAGAGCAATAATTATAATAATTATGACAATGATAATCAGCGGGGTTATAATTCTTACTTTCAATATACAATATTGAAAAAATATATCAAATAGTAATATTTTTCTTGTTAATATTATTATAAAAACAACTTTATTATCCTATCTGTCTATCTATTTCAACGTGTATGCTTGAATAGAAGTTCTATCACATGAATCAAAAAACAAACATCACCCAGTTGGGAAAGGCTTAAAAATTACGCAAAAACATCTCCTAGTAAACTTGTTGGTTCTTAAGCAGGTTCACATTTAATGATGAAACACAATTTTAGTATTGGGTAACCATGCTTTTATTTTTGCTTGTTCTTCTTCTGTCAACTTATTGCGTTCCAACTTCAATAGTTTCAATTTTTTTAAATTCTGAATAGATGCTGGCAATGTTTTAAGTTGATTGTATCCCAAATCCAAATGTTCTAGGCTTTCTAAGTTGCCAATTGATTCGGGAAGTTCTTTCAAGTCATTATAACGCAATTCTAGTCGTTTCAAAGTTTTGAGATGACCAAAGTCTTCTGGTAGACGTGTCAATTTATTATCCCTCAAATTCCAGTACTCTATAGCAGGAAGTGTTGTTAATATATCAGGCAACGACTTATGCTCATTTTCTATCATTTCTAAGTGTTTTAGACTCGTCAATTGTACCAATTCTTTAGCTGCACGAGAAATACTTAGATAGCGGTTAAATGCTATATTCAGATGCGTTAAATTTTTTAATTCGCCAAATCCACTTGGTAGGTTTCTAATTCCTGTATTGGCTATATTTAGTTCTTCTAGTTGTGCAAGTTTCCCGATACTCTTTGGCAATGCTGTAATTCTATTAGCATCCAATTTTAGAACCAACAATTTCTTAAAATTAGAAAAGATATCGGGTAGTTCTGTAAACTCATTTCGCTCTAAGTTTAAATAAGTTAAGTTACTTAGCTTGCCCAATTCGTTTGGAAGGGTATCTAAAAGGTTAGAACCAATATCTAATCGCACTAATTGCTTCATTTTATACAACTCATAAGGCAAACGCTTGATTTTATTTAACTGCACACTAAAGTCTGTCAATTGTTCCAACTCATTAACATCAGAAAACAATTTGCTTAGTCCTAAACCATCTAAATTTAAGCTTTCTAATTGTTTTAAATTTCCCAACCATTTATAAATATCATTTGCTTTTTTAACGGGATTGTTTCCTAGAGACAATTTTCTAATAGCCGTCAAATGACCTATTTGGCTAGGGATTTTTGTTAATTGATTGTGGCTAATATCCAAGACCTCCAATGCTGTTAGATCACCAATTGATTCTGGCAATTGTTCCAAACGGATTTTACTAATTTCTAAACGCTGAAGCCGCTTTCTTGTAAAAATTTCAGAGGGAAGACTTGTTAACTTTTCATTTTGACTCAAAACTAACCACTCTAATTGGTTCAATTGTGCAAAGTTAGTAGGTAAAGAGGTCAAGTGATTTTTGGAAACATCCAACCGACGCAAGTTTTTCATCTCGCAAAGTGCTTCTGGTAACTTCTTTAATTTATTGCCACGAATTTCTAAAACCTGTAGCATTTTCATTCCCGTAATAGCATCAGGAATCGTTTCCACTAAGGTATGATTCATATTTAGCCATTGCAGCTTATCCATTCTTGGAACAGCCGTTGGAAAAGTATATGCCCTGCGCAAAACTTTCAATCGCAATGCTTTATCCGCTTCTCGAACAGCTTGATCAATAGAATAATAAACGGGCTTTTTTTCCAATTCTTGTAAAGGCAATAATTGGGCAAACGTTTCTAATCCAACTAAGAGTAGTATTCCTAATACACTATATTTCATTGATTCCATATTATTCATTTCGTAGTCCCCATTTTTTACTATGTTTTTTGATCACTTACTTAGGATGAAAAAACTATTCCAAATCGATAATCAGCAAATTTCCTTCGTGTCCAGTAAGGTAAGCATTTCCATGTTGAATTCGAATAGCATTAAAATCTGCATACCCATCTAAATTACTAATCCTTTTCCATAGCTTTCCGCCATCTGTTGTACGATAGACTAAATTATTGGTTCCGACCAAAAAACCTGTCGATTCATTCAAAAAGGCAACATCTCTCAACAATTTACTTTGGTCTGCAAACACAGAATTCCCCCCACGACAAGTCTTCCAAGAATTGCCGCCATTTGTTGTTTTGTAAACAGTTCCATATTCTCCTACAACATACCCAATGTTATCACCTACAAAATCAACCCCTTTGAAAAAATCACCTGTAATTGAACTTAGTATCCAAGAATTTCCCTCATCCGTTGATTTTAAGATCAAACCATAACCAACTGCGTGTATCGTGCGATTACCTGTAACAGCAATATCTGCTATTTCATGATTAAACGTATCTTTAATTGTTATATTCCCTTGCGTAGGATCATATATATGAATGTATCCACTTCCAAAATTTTCGCCACCAACCAATAAGACTCGATTATCCATTAAACGAATGTGCTTTTGCCAATTCCACCATCCCAGATTAGCATTATTAAACGTCCAATTGGAAAAGTCGGGACTACTATACATTCGTTGTCCACAAAGACTTGCCGTAAATATTCCATTTTGATACGACAGGCTATTCACTCCTCTTTCATAAGCTACTATGGTATCCCAAGTTATTCCTCCATTGTATGTTCCCAATACCAACCCTGCTGTAAATAAGTTTCCAGCACTCACATAACCTGTGTCTTGATTTAAGAAATAGACATCTGATAAATCTAAGTCGGTTGGTAATTGATGCATTTTAGAAGTATAAGTCACGTCTTCAACGTCACAGCCTCCGATACCTAGTATTGTCCCCCACAGCACCAGCCATACCACACCATATTTTAATTCTTTTTTCATTATCGAACTCCGTACTTATCTATTAAATAAACCAAGGCAGCCATAGCACCTCCTCCCAATAGCAACTCTCTTTTGTGCACATTTTCAAACACATCGTTTGCCGAATGATGAAAATCAAAATAGCGTTGACTATCTGGGCGGTATCCAAACAATACCGTTCCTTGATCTTTGAGTCTAGAAATATCAGCTGCTGAACCACCCGCTTGTATATCCCATACTCCTACCGAAGCAAAAATTGTTCGCCATTTTTTCACTTGATCATAACTTGCATTTGCAATGTCTGAAGCAGCATCCATTCGAAACCCACTTGGAGTATGTCCTCCTGCATCCGATTCTATTGCTGCAATGTGTTTTTCTCCTTTTAATTTAGCTTGTTTGGCGTATTCTGTTGCGCCAAACAAACCATTTTCTTCATTCGCAAACAACACACAACGAATGGTATGTTTCGGACGAATCCCCATACGTTTGAACACATGCAAAACTTCCATAGACTGAACACACCCTGCTCCATCATCGTGTGCTCCCTCTCCAATATCCCACGAGTCTAAATGTCCACCAACAAGAATAATTTCATCTGGCTTTTCTGTTCCCTTAATTTCGCCAATGACAGTATGTGCTATCCGCTTTCCCATATGTCGACAACTCAATTGAATGTTTACTTTTACCTTCGGTTCTTTTTCTAATAATTCACTCAATAAATCTGCATCTTGCAACCCGATACCCACCGCAGGAATTGGCTCTTGGTTATTAAAAGAAGTAACGCCAGAATGAGGCGTATTATCTTGTTTAACTGTCATAGAACGAACAATCGCTCCTACAGCACCCAATTCAGCCGCTTTCCTAGGACCAGCAGTACGTTGATTTACGGCAGCTCCATAAGCATGAAAAGTATTTAGTTTGGTAATTTCCATTGGTCGGTTAAAAAAGACAATTTTTCCTTTCACATTATCTTTTCCTAATGCTTCCAACTCCTCAAAGTTTTTCACTTCTACCACTTCCCCTGTAATACCCAAAGCACCTGTACCACCTGAAAAACCTAAAGCAGTAACGGCCAAATCAACCGTTCCAATATATTCAGAATTTACAATCTTAGCCTTTTCAACAGCGCCCCTTCTCCAATAAGGTACTTCGACAGGTTGCGTCCATACTTTATCACACCCCAACGTATCCAACATATGAGAAGTGTAAGAAACGGCTGCTGCATATTCGGGCGAACCTCCTAATCGTCCACCTGCTTGTTTGCACAAATAATGCAACCAATCATGAGCAGGGCTTTCTGTTAGTATATTACTGTACATTTTTTTTATGTACTTAATTTCGGCATCTTCATCCAAGATTTGAGCAAAAGAGCCAGTTGCCATTAAACATATCAACAACAGTACACTTATTTTTTTGTAAATCATGTTTATTATTTTTAATTGGAAATCGGATAACTAACGTGCTAGTAGCAAAAAAATCGTTGGTCGTTTATGTAAATTAGGAATATTGATTTTCTTCCATTTTTGAATAGTCTGCGTACAAATGTATTCTGAGGGAAGTGTAATATCGGTGGCAATGCCAAATAAAGTGTTGTTTTGAAGTACTGATAAGGCATCCTCTACAAAGCCATCATTTCTATAGGGGGTTTCTATAAAAATTTGTGTTTGATTATTTTTAGCAGAACGGCGCTCCAAATCTTTTAAAGCTTTCTTTCGATCAGGTGTTTTGATGGGCAAATATCCATGAAAAGCAAACTGTTGTCCATTCATCCCCGAAGCCATCAAAGCTAATAAAATAGAAGATGGTCCCACCATAGGAACTACTCTGATGCCTTTTTTGTGCGCCAATTGAACCACCTCAGCACCTGGATCAGCCACCCCTGGACAACCAGCTTCGGACAATAGACCTATGTTTTTTCCCTCTTTTATAGCAGGCATCAAAAACGAGTGTATATCCTCAGGATCTGTACGTTTATTCAGCTCAAAAAAGGTCATTGATTGCAAAGGAATAGGTGTCTTGATTGCTTTTAAAAATTGACGTGCTGTTTTCCCTCTTTCTACAATAAAGACATCAATTTCATGAACTTTCTGAATCATATATGCAGGAAGTGGCTCAATAACACCATCTCCTAAAGGGGTCGGAATTAAATATAATGCTCCTGCCATTCTTTTTTTATTTAAATTTAAGATACTTTTATTTATTATTAACTTATATAGAGATATTATACGAATAGCACTATAACATATAATCACTATTCTATAGTACATTTCCTTTATTCATCCTAATCAAATTAGCAACCCCTATCAACATGAAAACATCCTATCTAATTTCTCAACGAATCGCTCTAGTCTCTATTGACAATAGATCTAGGTGCTTATTAAAGCAACAAAAAAACAAATTTATATCCAAAGTTAGGTACTAATACCTAAGTCTATTCTAAAAATAGTACAATCTAGTTATCAGGCTTCTAGTTCTTTTATCCTACTTTTGAATATAAATTTTAGTCCGACTAGCATTTATTCTTCTCGAAACAACAGAATTATAGTTTTTTTTCCGTTTTTTCGTTACCATAGATTATATTACACTAAACTCAATAAACCAAATCATCTGATGGCAAGTATTATAAAACCACCTCAAAATTTGGAAACCATACCGAATAAAAGAAGCTTTTTTTTAGCAGGAAGCATAGAAATGGGTATGGCAACAGATTGGCAAACCTTGGTTGGTAACAAATTTGATAGTTTTGACATAATAATATGGAATCCAAGGAGATTATCTTGGGATAGTTCTTGGGAACAATCCATTGACAATCCTATTTTCAAAGAACAAGTAGATTGGGAATTGGACGCACTAAATCGAGCCGAAGCTATTTTTTTTCACTTTGAACCTCAAACTAAGTCGCCAATTACTTTAATGGAATTAGGATTATTTGCTCAGTCTGGCAAGTGCTTGGTTCATTGTCCTAAGGGTTTTTGGAGAAAAGGTAATGTTGATATTGTTTGTCATCGTTACAATATTCAACAAGTAAACTCTATTGACCAAGGTGTTGCGCTGTTGCAAAAACAGTTTAGTGACTGTCAAAAAAATATCATCTGATCCCCCATTTTTAACGTTATCATGATTAAATTAACGCACCATGAATACTTTCACCATCGATAATAAACACCTATTAGGATTACTAATCATTGTTTCTCTTGCCTACCACAGTTGTACTACTGAAGCAGATTATAACACAACTCGAAGAGCTCCTTCTGCTAGTGACCTCATGATGAAAAGTTCTTCTGCTGCTGTCAAAGAAACATTAGCTGAATTTGATCGACACCTCAAAGAATACCAAGAGGGCTTGTATCTCAAAAACTGGCAGTACGACCCTGTTACCAATAACATTACTTATGGTAAAAACGAAGAACAAAAAGCTAGAGAAGAAGCCTTGAACCATAAACTGGGCTTAGGTTTTAAAGATTATATTGCCAAGGAAAATAAGAAAACTCTAAAATATCAAGCCGTCTCCCCTTTTGCCAATATGGAAGATATTGGTCTATATGGTCAACCGCTATTACTTAATGGAAAACCGTTTTCAGGAGTATTGGTTGGTACACATATAGAATCGGGTAGTAGAATTCTAGAAGCACGCTTTTATCAAGGCAACCGTCTAGGTACCTTTAATGTTTGGACTAATTTAGGTCGCTTGTATACAAAATCATTTAAAGAGAAAAACCAAATTGCTATAGACCCTGAAGCTGTTCGCAAGCCTGTTATTTATTTGTACCCTGAAACAACACAAGACATTAATGTAAAGGTTCATTTTGCGGGTGTATTAACCCATACCTATCCCAAGTACAATGTGTCAACAGGATGGAATGTATCTGCGACTCCTGATGGAATGCTTACCGAACAGACTACTGGTAAAGATTTTAGTTACCTATTTTGGGAAGGACAAAGCCCTTTTCAGTATACACTAGACAAAGGTTTTGTTGTAAAAGGAACCGAAGTAGCCGACTTTTTGGATGAAAAACTAGCATTAATGGGCTTGAACAGAAGAGAAGCTACAGACTTTGTATCTTATTGGTTGCCAGAGTTAGAAAAGAATAGATTTAACTTAATTCATTTTTCAACAGAAGAATACACACAAAATGCAAGGTTAGAAATTACACCAGCTCCCGAATCGTTGATTAGAGTATTTATGGTTTATCAGCCGCTAGAAGCTCCGATTGATATACCTACGCAAGAACTTCAAAGAACCTCCAGAAAAGGATATACGGTTGTAGAATGGGGTGGCAAAAAAGCTAATTCAGTCAACTGGGAATCATAAAAAATATATGTCCCAAAAGGCATTATCTTTGATTTAGAAAGGATTGTTTGGTAATTTAGACTGAGCAATCTTTTTTCATGAAGTTATTAATGGCAACGCAGCTAACTAAAAGCGCAGCGCTCACGAAGTAAACTTTATTGCCCTAACAACAATCAACAAGTTGTAATTTTATTGTATTTTGCGTTAATTTTTTGATTATCAATTGTGCAACAACGCAACTAATCAACGACCACGAAGTAACAGCGCCCCCAACTTGCTGGCTCATGACATGACCGCAGGGAACTAGCCTTGCGCTCTCATGAGCATAGCGAATAATAACAAAGCTAATTACTATAATGATTATCACCTACCCAATTATGAAATACTTTTTTTCTCTTTTACTAAGCCTTATTACTTTGATTGCTTTCGGTCAAGAATTACCACGTGCCGTTAAAAAAGTAAATCCCTCTCTGTTTATTAACAATATGCAAAACGAACGTGTTTATCAACAAGCAAATATTCGTGAGAATTTAGTCGTTTTTTCTAGGGGATTTGAAAACCGCCCCGTAGAGGAGGTGCAACAGAGCTTTCACTATTCTTTTTTGGATGAAAAGGACAAATCTTGGTTGCTTGAATTTCAATTTGACCAGCATGATATTAAATTGTACAAAGGGTTAGACATGGAACCTGTTGGTTGTAGTGATTGGGGATTCAAAATTTATACAAAAAAAGAAAATAAATGGAGAGATTGTACTTTGGAATGCCTTCCCGATAATTTCTTGATTATGGTCAACAAACACCTTCAGACCTTACAAAAAGGAGGTATGGGGATGTATTTTTATAATCAAGATCCCGAACAAGCTGTTTCGATGGATTTGGAGAAAAATAAATTAACGTTTAGGCAAAACGGTAAAGTGGTCTTAGCTCTAATCTGGAAGAAAGAAATGTTTGTTTGGAAACATAAAATGACCAATTAGTTTCGCTGCCCCAATAATGCTACTATTCCTTACAGAATACTTATTTTTTGATATCTTGAACAATAAAGTAGTAGACTTTGTTTTATTTTTAAAATAAGGGAACTATTTTTGCTAAATCTAAGTTTTAGTGTTAAGATTCAACTTAGTTTAAAAATAAAACAAACTATATATTATATAACTTAAGTAAGCACTTTAAAAATTAAAGGGATTTACTTATAAATCAAAAATGTTATGCAAGGTTTAACACAAGCAAAAGAAAACCTAGAACAAAAAGGATTTCTTGATGTAGAAGTGGACCCAATGCTTGACTTGGTCGCTGCCATTGAGCAGTTAAAAAAAGAAAAAAATGCCATCATTTTAGCGCATTATTACCAAGAAAGTGAAATCCAGGACATTGCCGACTATATCGGAGATAGCCTGGGACTGGCTCAGAAAGCCGCCACAACAGATGCTGATATCATTGTCTTTGCAGGAGTACATTTTATGGCAGAAACAGCTAAAATGCTCAATCCGTCCAAAAAAGTATTGTTACCAGATTTGAAAGCAGGTTGTTCTTTGGCAGATTCATGTCCAGCTCCTGTTTTTAAGAAATTCAAGGAAAAATATCCAGATCATGTAGTTGTTAGTTATAT
It includes:
- a CDS encoding thiopurine S-methyltransferase, with translation MEKQFWIDSWNEGGFKTSFHRKDIHPYILEYLTPEKIEGKRILVPLCGKSIDLVYFSQYAKHVIGVELAEKAIYQFFEEQGLAFEKQGNRFESNQLTIINADFFSLSTEAVGEIDLVYDRAALVALPLSMRLKYVAKIQQILPLNAQQFINTLEYAPIKEEPPFSISPKDLMAYYGNSFDVEHLKSPLIPNHGLIRCWGLDYVKEHGFLLTKK
- a CDS encoding leucine-rich repeat domain-containing protein, producing MKYSVLGILLLVGLETFAQLLPLQELEKKPVYYSIDQAVREADKALRLKVLRRAYTFPTAVPRMDKLQWLNMNHTLVETIPDAITGMKMLQVLEIRGNKLKKLPEALCEMKNLRRLDVSKNHLTSLPTNFAQLNQLEWLVLSQNEKLTSLPSEIFTRKRLQRLEISKIRLEQLPESIGDLTALEVLDISHNQLTKIPSQIGHLTAIRKLSLGNNPVKKANDIYKWLGNLKQLESLNLDGLGLSKLFSDVNELEQLTDFSVQLNKIKRLPYELYKMKQLVRLDIGSNLLDTLPNELGKLSNLTYLNLERNEFTELPDIFSNFKKLLVLKLDANRITALPKSIGKLAQLEELNIANTGIRNLPSGFGELKNLTHLNIAFNRYLSISRAAKELVQLTSLKHLEMIENEHKSLPDILTTLPAIEYWNLRDNKLTRLPEDFGHLKTLKRLELRYNDLKELPESIGNLESLEHLDLGYNQLKTLPASIQNLKKLKLLKLERNKLTEEEQAKIKAWLPNTKIVFHH
- a CDS encoding YCF48-related protein encodes the protein MKKELKYGVVWLVLWGTILGIGGCDVEDVTYTSKMHQLPTDLDLSDVYFLNQDTGYVSAGNLFTAGLVLGTYNGGITWDTIVAYERGVNSLSYQNGIFTASLCGQRMYSSPDFSNWTFNNANLGWWNWQKHIRLMDNRVLLVGGENFGSGYIHIYDPTQGNITIKDTFNHEIADIAVTGNRTIHAVGYGLILKSTDEGNSWILSSITGDFFKGVDFVGDNIGYVVGEYGTVYKTTNGGNSWKTCRGGNSVFADQSKLLRDVAFLNESTGFLVGTNNLVYRTTDGGKLWKRISNLDGYADFNAIRIQHGNAYLTGHEGNLLIIDLE
- a CDS encoding M20/M25/M40 family metallo-hydrolase, with the translated sequence MIYKKISVLLLICLMATGSFAQILDEDAEIKYIKKMYSNILTESPAHDWLHYLCKQAGGRLGGSPEYAAAVSYTSHMLDTLGCDKVWTQPVEVPYWRRGAVEKAKIVNSEYIGTVDLAVTALGFSGGTGALGITGEVVEVKNFEELEALGKDNVKGKIVFFNRPMEITKLNTFHAYGAAVNQRTAGPRKAAELGAVGAIVRSMTVKQDNTPHSGVTSFNNQEPIPAVGIGLQDADLLSELLEKEPKVKVNIQLSCRHMGKRIAHTVIGEIKGTEKPDEIILVGGHLDSWDIGEGAHDDGAGCVQSMEVLHVFKRMGIRPKHTIRCVLFANEENGLFGATEYAKQAKLKGEKHIAAIESDAGGHTPSGFRMDAASDIANASYDQVKKWRTIFASVGVWDIQAGGSAADISRLKDQGTVLFGYRPDSQRYFDFHHSANDVFENVHKRELLLGGGAMAALVYLIDKYGVR
- a CDS encoding SAM-dependent methyltransferase — its product is MAGALYLIPTPLGDGVIEPLPAYMIQKVHEIDVFIVERGKTARQFLKAIKTPIPLQSMTFFELNKRTDPEDIHSFLMPAIKEGKNIGLLSEAGCPGVADPGAEVVQLAHKKGIRVVPMVGPSSILLALMASGMNGQQFAFHGYLPIKTPDRKKALKDLERRSAKNNQTQIFIETPYRNDGFVEDALSVLQNNTLFGIATDITLPSEYICTQTIQKWKKINIPNLHKRPTIFLLLAR
- a CDS encoding nucleoside 2-deoxyribosyltransferase domain-containing protein; this encodes MASIIKPPQNLETIPNKRSFFLAGSIEMGMATDWQTLVGNKFDSFDIIIWNPRRLSWDSSWEQSIDNPIFKEQVDWELDALNRAEAIFFHFEPQTKSPITLMELGLFAQSGKCLVHCPKGFWRKGNVDIVCHRYNIQQVNSIDQGVALLQKQFSDCQKNII